GAGCCTGCGCATGCAGAAACATGTGGAGAACGCCACCCGCGTCGCCTCCTGGCTGGAAAACCACCCGGCGGTGGAGCAGGTCACCTATGCCGGCCTGCCCTCCTCGCCCTATAACGACCGGGTGGCCAAGATCTGCCCCAACGGCGCGGGCGGGCTGTTCACCGTGGCGCTCAAGGGCGGCTACGAGAGCTGCGTGAAATTCGTCGGCGCGCTGGAGATCTTCAGCCATGTGGCCAATCTCGGCGATGCGCGCAGCCTGGTGATCCATTCCGCCTCGACCACCCACCGCCAGCTCTCCGAAGAGCAGCAGATCGCGGCGGGCGCGGCGCCCAACGTGGTGCGGATCTCCATCGGGATCGAAGACCCCGAGGATCTCATCGCGGATCTGGATCAGGCGCTGACCAAGGCCGGCTGAGCCTTTGTCGGGAACCGGGCAGCCGCCGCGTCAGGTGGCTGCCCTTTTTGCATGCGCGAGCGGCTCAGACCCGCTCCAGCGGCAGATGCGGCGCCTCGGGCAGATGCACGGTGATCGCGTCGCCCGGGCGCACAAGCCCGCCCCGCGTCACCACCGCCATGATCCCCGCCCGGCGGATCAGCCTGCCATCCGCCCCGCGCATCAGCACCTCCGACAGCAGCCCGGGGCGAAAGCCCGAGATCTGCGCGCAGGGGTTGCGCAGACCGGTCACCTCGATTGCCGCCTCGCCGATCTCCAGCACCGTGCCGCGCGGCAGGCCCAGAAGGTCGAGCCCGCGCGTCGCGATATTCTCGCCCAGATCACCGGGCTGCAGATCGTAACCCTTTGCCGCCAGCTCCTCGAAGAGCTCGACCGCCAGCAGATGCACCTGGCGCAGATTGGGCTGGCTCGGATCCTGCGTCACGCGCGAGCGGTGCTGCACCGTCACGCCGCGATGGGCATCGCCCTCCACCCCCTCGCCCGCGATCAGCCGGATCGCGGCGCAGACGGGCTTGCTGAAGCGATGCGCCGCATCCTTCGCGACGGCGGCAACCTCGGCCACCGGACTCACTCGCCCAGAGCGAAGACCACGCTCACCCGGGCGTTCAGCACCGACTCGCCCGCCGCCACCGGCGCGGCAGAGACCCGCGCCATCTCCATCATCGGCGCCGGCGCATAGCCGCCGCCCGCCTCCGAGATCGACAGCACCGGCCCAAGCGTCACCCCGGCGGCCTCGGCCAGCACCTGAGCGCGCGACATCGCATCCGCCACCGCGTCGCGGCGCGCCTCGTTCATCACCGGATCCGGCTCCTGCAAACCGAAGGTCAGCCCCGACAGGCGGTTGGCCCCGTCCTCGGTCACCGCGCCCAGCACCTCGCCGAGCTGGTCCAGATCGCGCACCCGCACGGTCAGCCGGTTGCTCGCCTGATACCCCTCGATCTCGCGCCCGCGCCCCTGGCCGTAATCGTTCCAGACCGGTTGCAGGCCGATATCCGAGGTCTGCCGGTCGCGCGGCGCGATCCCCAGCGTGTCGAGCCGGGCGAGAATCGCCGCCGCGACCTGGTTGGCCTCCTCCATCGCGGCGCCGGGCTCTTCGTTCTGCGCGGTCACGCCAAGCGTCACGGTGGCCATGTCGGGCACGGCGGCGGCCTGACCTTCGCCGGTCACGGTCATCCGGGGGCTGTCGTCCTGGGCCAGCGCCACGGCGGGCGGCATCATCAGAACGCAGAGCGCGGCAAGGGCAAAGCGGCGCATGGAATCCTCCTTTGGTCATGCGGATCTTTGCCTAACATCCTTCGCCCGCCCTCCGCCCGCAAGGGTCTGCGGCGAAAGCTTTCTTTCACTAAGCGGAGAGCTGCTGTAGACTGAGGCCCCACGCCTTGGGACTCCCCACGGCACACGAGCAGTGATAGAGACCGTGCATGGCACCGAATTTCGCGCTTTCCCTCTCTTTCGAAGGCATCGCCCTGCTGCGCCGTGCCGGCACCGGCTGGATCCGTCTGAGCGAGGTTGCGCTGGATCGCGACGATCTCGACGCGGCCCTGCGCGCGCTGCACGAAGAGGCCGAGACCGCCGCCCCGGACGGGGCAAAGGTCATCCTCGTGCTGCCCAACGAGCAGATCCGCTATCTCGACCTGCCCGATCCCGGCGGCGATGACGCGACGCGCGGTGCGACTGTGCGCGCGGCGCTCGACGGGGCCACGCCCTACGCGGTGGACGAGCTGGTGATCGACTGGTCGCGGCGCGGCGACACGCTGCTCGCCGCCGCCGTCGCGCGCGAGACGCTGGAGGAGGCCGACGGGTTCATCCGCGCCCACGGGTTCGATCCGGTGAGCTTCACCGCAATGCCCGAGGCCGGCAGCTTCGAGGGTCCGGCGTTTTTCGGCGCCGCGCCGGGCTGGAGCGGCACGCCGCCCGAGCGGTTGTCGCAACCGATCCGGATCGTCGCCGCGCCCGAACCGGAGCCCGCCCCTAAGCCAGAGCCCGTCCCTGAACCCCAACCGGAGGCCCCCGCCGAACAGACGGCGCCGGATATCCCCGCGGCGGCGCTGGCACCGCTGCCGGAGCCGGCCCCCACAAAGGCCGAGGAGCCTCCCGCGCCGGCGGAGCCCGAGATCGCCAGGAGCGAAACGACATCTCCGACGCCCCCCAAGACGGAGGCAGCAAAGGAGGCGGAAAAGGCCGCGCCCGCCGAAACGCCGCCGTCAGCGGACGACGTTCCCAAAGCAGAGCCAAAGGACGAGACAGAGACCCCCGGCCCCGCCAGCTTCGGACAAGGGGTCTTCGGCCCCGGCGGCAATGCCCGCGCCGACACGATCCCCGCGCCGGAGAACGAGGCGCCCCGGCTGCGCGCCGCGCCCGCGCCCGGCAAGACCCCGCCGCTGCCCGGCGCCGGCGCTGCGGCCTCCGGCCCCGCGCCGAGCTTTACCAGCATCCGCGCCACCCGCGATCTGCCGCCCGCCGCCCCCGCGCCCTCGGTACAGCCGGCAGCGGAGCCCGGCACGGGCGCGGCGAAAGGCAAGGCCAAGCTCCGCGCCCGTGAGGCGGATGGTGCGGCGCCCGTGCCGCCCGCGCCTGTGCCGCCAGCGGCAACGCCTGCAAAGGAAAAGGACGGGCTCGGCAAGCGCGCGCGCGCCGCGCTGAGCGGCCCGGCACGCGGCAAGGCCAAACCCGCCGAAACGAAACAGCCGCAAGCCCCGAAGAAACCCCGCAAAGCCGCCAAAGCCGCGCCCGCACCTGCGGCGCCCCCCGCCCCCGCACCTGCCGCTAAGAGCGCCCCGCCGGGGCCGCGCCCGGACGCGGTGCAAACCGCCGCGCTGCGCCGCAGCCGCAACGACGATCCCGGCCCTGCGACCGCGATGACCGCCGCCGCGACCTTCGATCTGGAAGAAGAGCGCCGCCGCATGACGGTGTTCGGCGCCCGCAATGGCGAGCCGATTGGCGGCAAGCCGCGCTATCTCGGGCTCATGCTGACCGCCGTGCTGCTGCTCTTCCTCGCCGGGGTAGCCGCCTGGGCGTCGGTCTTCCTCGACGAGGGGCTGTCGCGCTTCTTCGGCGGGTCGGATGTCACCGAAACCGCCGCCGTCGCGCCCCAGCCCGACGCCACACCGGCGCCGGTCGCGGCACCGGCCCCGGAGGCCGAAGACGAAACGGCCTTGACCGCGATCGAGCCTGCGCCCGTGGCACCACCACCACCGCCGCCCGCCCCGACCCCGATCCCGCCCGAGGGCGCGCAGGCCCCCACGCCCGAAGAGGCCGAGGCGCGCTATGCCGCCACCGGGATCTGGCAGCGCGCGCCCACCGCGCCGCTGGAGCCGGCGCCGGATCAGCTCGAAGATCTCTATGTCGCCTCGGTCGATCCCAAGGTCGGCCAGTTCGACGCGGTGGCCCTTCCCGAAGCGCCCGCCGCCGGCGACGATCTGCCGCTCGATCCGCAGCGGCTGCCGCCCGGCCCGGATGTCCGCTTCGATCTCGACGATCAGGGGCTGGTGCGCGCCACGCCCGAGGGCGCGATCTCGCCCGACGGGGTGCGGGTCTTTGCCGGGCAACCGCCGCAGGTGCCGCCAGCGCGCAGCATAGCCGAGACGCCCGACCCACCGGCATCAGACGCGGAGGCCGCGCCGCAGGAGGCCTCGGATCCGGCGCTTCAGCAGTTGCAGGAGCGCCGCCCGCAGGCCCGCCCCGGCGATCTCGTGGAGCAGACCGAGCGCGCCAATCTCGGCGGCATCTCGATTGCCGAGCTTTCCCGCAAGCGCCCGGCCCTGCGCCCGCTCAGCGCGCAGGAACAGGCGAGCGCGCAGGCGGAGGCCCAGCAGGCCGAGGATACCGCCGATCAGGCCGAGGACAGCGCCGAGCCCGACACGCCGCCCGCCACAGAGCTCGCCATCGCGAATTCGCTGGCGCCGCAGCCCCGCCCCGGCGACATGGCCGGCATCGTCCGCCGCGCCGAGCGCGAGACGGTGCAGACCGCCTCCACCGCCCCGGTGCGCATGCAGCCCGGCCCGCGCGTGCCGCAGAACACCAATGTGGCCAAGGAAGCGACGGTGCGGAACCAGATCAACCTGCGCCAGATGAATCTGATCGGGGTGTTCGGCAAGGCGTCGAGCCGCCGCGCGCTGGTGCGGCTGTCGAACGGGCGGCTGCAAAACGTCAAGGTGGGCGACCGGCTGGACGGCGGGCGCGTCGCCGCCATCGGGGAGTCCGAGCTGCAACTCACCAAGAGCGGGCGCAACATCGTGTTGCGGATGCCCAGCGGCTAAACCGGGCGCGCCGCAAATTCCTTCAAAGGAATTTGCAACTCTTTTCGAAAAGAGTTGCCGTCGCTCAGAACGGCACGTCGTCCTCCGCATGCACGAAGCGCGCGACCACCTTCTTCACCCCGGATTTCTCGAAGGCGATCTCCAGCTTGTCGCCCTCGATCCCGGTGATCTCGCCATAACCGAATTTCTGGTGAAACACCCGCTGGCCCATCTCGAAGGCCGAGACCGCCTGAAGGTCGATCACCGTATTGCGGCTTTCGCGCGGCTGGCTCACCGGGCGCTGCGACGAGCGTTCCTGCAAGCGCTTCCAGCCCGGGGAATTGTAGACATTGGCCTCCGCCGCCCGCGTTTCCAGCCCCGATCCGCCGCCATAGGCCGCCGCTGCGCCGTAGCCGCCGCCATAGAGCCCCGGCGGCGTCAGCACCTCCACATGCGCCTCGGGCAGCTCGTCGATGAAACGCGACGGCAGCGCCGATTGCCACTGGCCGAACACCCGGCGGTTGCCGGCGAAGGAGATCGTGCAGAGCTCCTCGGCCCGGGTGATCCCGACATAGGCCAGCCGCCGCTCCTCCTCGAGCCCCTTCAGCCCGCTCTCGTCCATGCTGCGCTGCGACGGGAACAGCCCGTCCTCCCAGCCCGGCAGGAAGACGCAGGGGAATTCCAGCCCCTTGGCCGCGTGCAGCGTCATGATCGAGACCTTGGCGCCGGCCTCCTCGCTCTCATTGTCCATGATCAGCGCGACGTGTTCGAGGAACCCCTGAAGGTTCTCGAACTGCTCCAGCGCCTTGACCAGCTCCTTGAGGTTCTCCAGCCGGCCCGGCGCCTCGGGCGTCTTGTCGTTCTGCCACATCGCCGTGTAGCCGGATTCGTCGAGAATGACCTCGGCCAGCTCCATATGGCTGAGCTCCGGCGTGCCGCGCCGGGTCTCGCCCACCAAAAAGGCGGGCTCGTCGTCGATCACATCGGCGCTGTCTTCGGCCTCGCCCGGGCGCAGCACCGGCCCCAGCATGGTCTCGCGCCAGCGCGCCAGATTTTCGCAGAGCATCCGCAGCTGGCCGGCGCCCTTGCCCCGGAGCCGCTCCTCCTCCACCGCGATGCGGGCGCCCTCGATCAGCGACACGCCGAATTCCCGCGCCGTCGCCTGAATGGTCTGCTGCGCCTTGTCGCCAAGGCCGCGCTTGGGGGTGTTGACGATGCGCTCGAAGGCGAGATCGTCATCGGGCGAGACCACCAGCCGGAAATAGGCCATGGCGTCGCGGATCTCCATCCGCTCGTAAAAGCGCGGGCCGCCGATGACGCGATAGGGCAGACCGATGGTGAGGAACCGGTCCTCGAAGGCGCGCATCTGATGCGAGGCACGCACCAGAATGGCGATGTCGTCGAGCGAATATTGCCGCAGCCCGCGCGTACCCTTTTGCAGCGACTCGATCTCCTCGCCGATCCAGCGCGCCTCTTCCTCGCCGTCCCAGTGGCCGATGAGGCGGACCTTCTCGCCCTCCTCGGCCTGGGTCCAGAGCTCCTTGCCCAGCCGACCCTCATTGCCGCGGATCACGCCGGACGCGGCAGCGAGGATATGCGGGGTCGAGCGGTAATTCTGTTCCAGCCGCACCACATGGGCGCCGGGGAAATCCTTTTCAAAGCGCAGGATGTTGCCGACCTCGGCACCGCGCCAGCCATAGATCGACTGGTCGTCATCGCCGACGCAGCAGATGTTCTTGTGTCCCCCGGCCAGCAGCCGCAGCCAGAGATACTGCGCAACGTTGGTATCCTGATACTCGTCCACGAGGATGTAGCGGAACCAGCGCTGATACTGCGCCAGCACATCCGGATGCGCCTGAAAGATCGTCACCACATGCAGCAGCAGGTCGCCGAAATCGCAGGCATTGAGTTCGCGCAGACGGGCTTGGTACTGCTCGTAAAGCTCGGTGCCGCGATGGTTGAAGGCGCCAGCCTCGGAGGCGGGCACCTTGGAGGGCGTCCAGGCGCGGTTCTTCCAGTGGTCGATGAGCGAGGCAAGCTGCCGCGCCGGCCAGCGCTTTTCGTCGATATTGTTGAGCGAGAGCAGCTGTTTCAGCAGGCGGATCTGATCGTCGGTATCGAGAATGGTGAAATTGCTCTTGAGCCCGGCCAGCTCCGCATGGCGGCGCAGCAGCTTGACGCAGATCGCATGGAAGGTGCCGAGCCAGGGCATGCCCTCGATCTGCTGGCCGAGCATCCGCCCCACCCGCTCCTTCATCTCGCGCGCGGCCTTGTTGGTGAAGGTCACCGCGAGGATCTCGTTCGCGCGCGCATTGCCGCTCATCAGAAGATGCACGATCCGCGCGGTCAGCGCCTTGGTCTTGCCGGTGCCCGCGCCGGCCAGCATCAGCACCGGCCCGTCCATCTGCAACACCGCCTCGCGCTGCGCCGGATTCAGGTCGTCGAGATAGGGCGCGGGCCGTGCCGCCATGGCGCGGGCCGACAGCGACGCGCCTTCGAAGGCGTCCATGTCATCGAAACTGCTCATGGGGCGAAAATAGCGCGACGGCCCGGCGGTGGGAAGGGCCGTTCTGCATTTGTTCATAACTTCGCGCAGGCGGCAAAAACACGGGCGCACAGCAAAAACGAATCGTTTCATAGCGCCAATTGCAATAGTGCGGACAAATCACAACCTAAAGGGAATCGAATAAATTCAGATTCA
The window above is part of the Salipiger abyssi genome. Proteins encoded here:
- a CDS encoding MOSC domain-containing protein — its product is MAEVAAVAKDAAHRFSKPVCAAIRLIAGEGVEGDAHRGVTVQHRSRVTQDPSQPNLRQVHLLAVELFEELAAKGYDLQPGDLGENIATRGLDLLGLPRGTVLEIGEAAIEVTGLRNPCAQISGFRPGLLSEVLMRGADGRLIRRAGIMAVVTRGGLVRPGDAITVHLPEAPHLPLERV
- a CDS encoding SIMPL domain-containing protein, coding for MRRFALAALCVLMMPPAVALAQDDSPRMTVTGEGQAAAVPDMATVTLGVTAQNEEPGAAMEEANQVAAAILARLDTLGIAPRDRQTSDIGLQPVWNDYGQGRGREIEGYQASNRLTVRVRDLDQLGEVLGAVTEDGANRLSGLTFGLQEPDPVMNEARRDAVADAMSRAQVLAEAAGVTLGPVLSISEAGGGYAPAPMMEMARVSAAPVAAGESVLNARVSVVFALGE
- a CDS encoding ATP-dependent helicase translates to MSSFDDMDAFEGASLSARAMAARPAPYLDDLNPAQREAVLQMDGPVLMLAGAGTGKTKALTARIVHLLMSGNARANEILAVTFTNKAAREMKERVGRMLGQQIEGMPWLGTFHAICVKLLRRHAELAGLKSNFTILDTDDQIRLLKQLLSLNNIDEKRWPARQLASLIDHWKNRAWTPSKVPASEAGAFNHRGTELYEQYQARLRELNACDFGDLLLHVVTIFQAHPDVLAQYQRWFRYILVDEYQDTNVAQYLWLRLLAGGHKNICCVGDDDQSIYGWRGAEVGNILRFEKDFPGAHVVRLEQNYRSTPHILAAASGVIRGNEGRLGKELWTQAEEGEKVRLIGHWDGEEEARWIGEEIESLQKGTRGLRQYSLDDIAILVRASHQMRAFEDRFLTIGLPYRVIGGPRFYERMEIRDAMAYFRLVVSPDDDLAFERIVNTPKRGLGDKAQQTIQATAREFGVSLIEGARIAVEEERLRGKGAGQLRMLCENLARWRETMLGPVLRPGEAEDSADVIDDEPAFLVGETRRGTPELSHMELAEVILDESGYTAMWQNDKTPEAPGRLENLKELVKALEQFENLQGFLEHVALIMDNESEEAGAKVSIMTLHAAKGLEFPCVFLPGWEDGLFPSQRSMDESGLKGLEEERRLAYVGITRAEELCTISFAGNRRVFGQWQSALPSRFIDELPEAHVEVLTPPGLYGGGYGAAAAYGGGSGLETRAAEANVYNSPGWKRLQERSSQRPVSQPRESRNTVIDLQAVSAFEMGQRVFHQKFGYGEITGIEGDKLEIAFEKSGVKKVVARFVHAEDDVPF